Part of the Drosophila kikkawai strain 14028-0561.14 chromosome 3L, DkikHiC1v2, whole genome shotgun sequence genome is shown below.
AGACAATCGACAATGAGGAAGCAATGTTCTGAAGTTTCTCTCAGTGAATCAGAGGATGGATGTGATTCTCATTACTCGAAAGCTTGTAAATGTCAGCGGAAAATCTATCATGGCAAACTTAAGAGTCCATCAGCTTCTTCAAGTTCCCGTAATCCGGCTTCAAAATACAGTTTATCCGTTGAAAGTAGTGGTAAAAGCCAGTTCTCAGGAAAAACCAGCAGTGGTACCTCCTACAGTAAGCAAACTAAGAAAAATAGGTCACGCTGCATTAATAGAAATAGTTCTCAGACATCAATGAGCCACCAATCTGAACCTATAACAGGAAATTCCGATTCTAGTTTAGCAGAAAACTCACTTCTAACCTCGAAAGAAGTATCTCAAGAGTCCAGATCTGCGGCATCATGCAAATGCTCTTATAGAAAGTCCAACCAATCTGGAAAAACAACAGATGAGGAGATGGATACGGTTACTCTACTGCAACCCCGTCGTCTTCGTAGCAATGAGAGTATGAAGATTTGGAATACCGACGTTGGCCCTGGCAATACCGTACTTCTTGAGATAAAGACCACCTGCAATAAGCAGAATCTACTCCAGACCTGCGGACGACCGCCCTGCAACTTCACTCGTGAGCATTACGCGGGGATTCCTCCAGTGCCGGGTTACCATCCTCAGAATGAGAGCACTTTTGAAGAAACTTTCCTAATAGAGCCCAGTGAGCATTGGAGCACTGTTAGGTCACTGGGTGTAACACCAGCTCCTAGttgtcagcagcagcagctacaaaTCGTCGATCCCCATCATCAACATGCATACAACTATTACCCCCAACTAGTTAGGGAGGCAGTAGAAGCCCTACCCCTTGGGTTCTACGATCACACCATTCAGCAGTACAACATCATTCGCATGGACTCTGACTTCCAGGTGCCTTCTATTGGACAGGAAATCATTCAGGCTATAGATGCAGTGCCCCGAACTCCTTGCCAATGCGGATGTGTAGGTTGTTCCTATGGAAATCCGGTCCAGCAGCAAATTATGAGACCAGTTCAGGATTCCACTCGTCACTTCATTCAGCCGCAAAATCAAATGCAGACGCAACCTAGGAACTTCTGTTCTCGGCCAAACCGACAAGCGGAATATCAAAACTAATTCATAAATAGAAAAGACGaatcattttttacaaaaatgtacgctGCAGggatttattaatttaaacagaAGTTTGCAAGTTGCTGCCTACTCTAaacattaatatatttttgaccAAAGTCACCAGACTAGTCGATCTAGCTATCATAAACATTGTATATGATTGAAGATACGATCGGAACCGGGCTACAATATATAATAACTGCCATAGCAACCACCCATATCAATCACTTTtgtcaattaatattttttttaatctaagTAAATATATCTCAGGGGATATGGGGGTTAAGAAGTAAAgtaattttcaattgaaattcaatttatcaacattttaataattttattagcaacaataattttatgataaattaataaattaacatttaagtCTGACTCGTAAAACagacaacatttttaatatgaagCTTAAAATTGTCTCCAAAGTTTAATACaattaattcaattgaataattaaataattgagTTTACATTAGCATCTATCAAATCTGATTTTTGTCGGatacttttactttttaaaataattaagaaatttaataacattaaGCTATTTGAAAAcgtcttttatttatatgctacaataataaatatgcTATAATGATATACATAAGTCCTTCAAAAAGTATagtatacaaattttttgtCGTCCCTGCttaatttggtataaatttgtattttattcataactcttatttgcgATCCCTGCTTTTAATTcaaccttttaaaattaatttttttgacttgaaaatAAATCGCATTGGGTTGCGCCAACTGTAGAGATGCGAAAACACCGCAAATCGATAGCAAGCACGCGATAGTATCGATGAGTATCGCCGTGGTTAAACCCACCTCTAAGCGATgtacaaaaacaacatttGTTTATATGATTAATTTTTACCTTACACACTCAAACGAATATAAATGTAGCCAATAATACGAAAACAATAGGCAACATTGATAAGATAAGATAACTACCAACAGTCCCAATGTCTTTCGCGTACACTTTAATGCACAAATAGCGCGGAGCGAACGGTTTGAATTTGTTCATGGAAATAACACAAAATATTTGTCAGTAAACAATGGCAACTCACGCCGAGAAGGAATTCTACCATTTGGTATGTACATTTGCCACTTAATTGTTAAAAAGGAAATCCGTTGAAACTGATACTCACACAATGAGTGTTCTTTGTAGTGCGGGGGTGTCGGGTGTCGCCACCCGTAAATGTTTATACACATACAGACACTTGCCGCCGAGTCCGAGTATATAGACATTTGCATAAACATTCACTTAAAGCCACAAGTCAGCCTTGAACCAGATCTTATATGTAGGGGGAACGGGAGGAGCTCTCTAAAAACCGCACAATAATAGGAAATTTCTCCAGTGTGAATGTGAATGAATGATGAATGGCTGTAGGTGACCCAGAAAAGCAGCATAGAAACTGCATTGAATGCTGAATGCTTGCAACCTTTGCAACGACCTACTTCAGGCTACCAAAATTAAAGATAACCGGCTTGaaattatgtataaaaatcagaTTAGCCCGTTCTTTGTTGCCAGCCAGATAACATTTAGCATTCCGAGTGATTCATTCCTGCAGAGAATGAATATCTTGAGATAATAACATATCATTATAGATAATATATAGCAACCGCATTACCATTCCATCAGAATAGGAACACACATTTACTATCAGTAACTATTAATCTTGagtttcaaatttaaaaacgaAAAGTTTATGGACTGATTCATGAATTTCAGCATAACAACATGTTTATAGTTTCATTATCGGTCACTCTGAATCACACAGTTTTTGGAATGTTCAGTTTCAGTATTAATAAACATTATCTCTTATGTACAGAACGTCAGCGTTAATAAAGCCTTAAATGGCCTGGAGGCGCCGCTCAAAACCAAACATGCCCGctccattattattatgatcCACAAGACCAAGGAGGCAAAGTCCTTCTGGATGATGATCTCACGGCAACCCTTAATGCAGAACCGATTCACCGCCTGGAAGTTTTCCCATCTCCTGCACAAGGTCCTGCGAGAGGCGCATGAAAGTGCCATAAGGCACTCGCAGAGTCACAAGAAAATGATCCTCGAGGTGGGCAAGATGTGGGGGCTGCTACAGGATGACATCGGATGCTGTATACAGGCGTACAGCAAGCTGCTGGCCACCAAGTTGAATTTCCACGACAAGAATCGAATGTTTCCTGGATCCCTGAATATTTCCTTCACCGAACTCTTTGTGGCTGTTGATCGGGATTTAAACTATTGGTAAAATGAAATCTACATAAATAAtaggattttaaatcaatttagcAAAGTATACAAAACAaggaataattaaatattaaaaatttgcttaaaacttaaaatatttcatggCATACTTTCTCAGAccttaattgattttaaatccatatttatttatgtttaaattttaagaacttTCTAACAAACTGCTCTTAATTCTAGCTTCCAGTTATGCGTGGAAATTTTCGATTACTTGGAGGATATCATTGCCCTGCAACAGACCATATTTTCTTCAATGGAAAAGTACCGAATGTCCTCGATGACACCGCAAGGACAGTGCAGGCTTGCGCCCATAGTCTGTCTCATTCAGGATTCCAATGCTCTGTACGATATGAGCGTCCGTCTAATGTTCAAACTGCACGATGGCATACCCTATGATGTGGTTTCGGGCCACAGAGATCGGTTTTATGGTTTGTTCTTGAAGCTCAAGAGTTTCTACAACAATGTTCGTCCGCTGCAGTACTTCAAGGATTTAATCACAGTTCCCGAGTTGCCGGACACAAGTCCGAACTTCAAGTCGCAAAACGATTTCAGCAGCTATGTACCGCCAGTTGTACACGTGCCCCAAGAACCCGATCCGGTTGTGGAGGATCTGGTGGACACCAACAACCACGAAGCGGAGGCGTTTAGTCAGGCCCAGCAGCAGTTGACCATGTTGGAGGGTATAATAAGCGAGAAGGAGGCTGGCATTGAGGAGCTTTCCTACAAATTGGTGGCCTTGCAAAAGAACTATGATGATCTGCAGCAGAGTTACAGGCAGGATGTGCAGGAGTTGCAGCAGAACAACACTATCCTGTCCAATGATTTGGTATTGGCGAGGGAAATGTGTGCCACTTTTCGGATGCAAAACGATGATCTGGAGCTGCAGCTAAACCAAAATCCAATTTTAATGCGTGAGTTTGtgcagatatacatatatcttttttttacaatataacttataatataattaattaatataattgaaattaatttagagAAAGCCATGGAGGAAGAGGAGAAGCACAAGTTATCTTCGGAGAAATTCAACAAACTAAAAACCCTCTACACCAAAATTCGGGATGAACACATTCAGCTATTAAGAGAGGTCAGTAGTTTCCATTTTTCTCTATTCTTTACttgataaattattaattttaatttcagcaAAGTGAGTCTAATAAATCTTTAAACAAGGAGAAGCAAGTGAACTCACAGCTTTTGCTGGAAACAAAAGAACTTACCAACGAAATTTCCAAGATCAAAGGGAATGTGGAGGAAAAAGATAAGGCCAACTTGGCTCTGCAGAAACAAGTTGAAGAGCACAAGGAAAAGATAACGCAGCtggaaacaataaaaaacgAAATCGAGGAAAAATACGATGATGTTGTTAAAGAGAAACAAATGCAGGCTCTAGACATCACTTCCACCTCCGAGAATTTAAGGTTGAATTGCCTTAAAATTGAAGACCTCAATGGAGCCCTCAACGAAACCCAGGAAAAACTGTTGAAAGCCGAAAGccaaataaatgcaaagagCAGCGAAATTGAGAATCATTTAAAAGCCTTTGAAGCGGAGAAGGCTTTGCTCTTGACCAAGATTGAACAACTAAATGCGGAGCATAAAACCAACCATGAAGCTCAAAGTACACAATTGCAGGAAACTAAAAACCATTTGgatgaaaaagaaaaggaattcAGCGAAACAAGAGAAAAGCTAACAGCCGCCGAGAGCCTAGTGAGCTCGAAGaatattgaaattgaaaacaatcAAAAGGCTTTTGAAGCTGAAAAGCTTTTGCTCTTGACCAAAATCGAGCAGTTGAATGTGGAACATAAATCCCATCAAGAGGCGCAAAATGCTGAATtgcaaaaaacaataaataactTGGAGCAAAAGGAAACTGCTTTGCAGGTAATTATCATTCAGAAATGTATgtaagagaaaatataattcaatttattctCGCTTCAACAGGAATCCCAGGAAACTGTGAAACAACTTAGGCAAGACAATTCCTTGATGACTCAACGCAGTGAGGATTTGCAAGGCAAACTCACTACCATTGAGGAAAAACTCAACCAGGCAACACAACAGATTGCTTCCGTAACAAATTCCTATCAAACTTGTAGCTCTGACCTTAGCGAACTCCGAAAATTGGTCATCAAAACGTTGAGGGAAATCTGCAATTCAAAGTTAAGCAGCTCGGAACAACAGCCCTTGGATGCAGTGCCTGCCATTATAAGTGAAATGGAATCCCTGcttaataaattcaataattccACGGCTATAGAGTATGTTTCTACGACTGAAGGCATTCACGATGTGATGTACTTGGGCTATGTATTCATAAAGCTGTACGATCAATGCGatgttatttataaaacaacaACGGCTATTGAGACGGGTCAAGGTAAGTGCGTTTGATCATCAActttacaataaatataaaattttattttacttttccaGAGATTTTCACGAAAACTTCATTGGTTTGCTCAGATGTCTGCCAATTGTTTCAATATTTGTTGAATAACGAAGCAAAGGATGggcaacaaattataactgaAGTGCAAGCGAAGCTAACAGATATCCGAAAATTAATTGAGAAGATTAAGGCCACCTTCGAACAGAAGATCGACTTGGACAAGCTACTCGAAATAGAGCTGCGTGAGATGGATGCTGCCATCGATGATGCAGCCAGCAAGATAACCGACCTACTGGCCAAGGCTCGGGAGAAGGACAATCAGACCAATTTGGAGGTGAACGGAAAGATTGTGGACTCGTGTACGACGTTAATGGAATGCGTCAAGGTTCTGATCCAGAAATCACGTCTTTTACAGCACGAAATTGTGGCTTCCCAAAAAGGTGAGTCCGaaataacgaaaaaaaacaacagaagTCACtcatatttatgaatttaaatatttacatataaattaaaattttaatattaaaacccCTTTAGGAAATGCAAGTGCCAATGAATTCTATAGGCGAAACAGCCAGTGGTCTGATGGCTTGATTTCCGCCTCAAAGAGCGTGGCCAAGGCGGCCAACTATCTCGTCGAGGCTGCCAACAAGGCCATCGAAAGTGAGTCTGGCAAAAACTTTGAGCTCATTGTGGCCGCCCAGGAAATTGCCGCCTGCACCACACAGATGGTGATAGCCAGCAAGGTCAAGGCCGAACGCAATAGCCAAAAGCTGTCCGACTTGACCAAGGCCTCGCGCAGCGTTACCCAAGCAACGGGCACCCTGGTGGCCACCGTTAAGGATTGTAACGCCCAGCTGGAGCAGCAGAGCGAGCTCGAGCTGGCCAAGCTAACGCCATCGCAAATTAAaacaatggaaatggaaatccaTGTCAAAGTACTCGAAATCGAGCAGGCGCTTCAAACACAGCGCCAGAAGCTGGCGTCGTTCAGGAGAGAGCACTACAAGAATGCCGagtattaaacaataaaaatactGTCTATATATGTTATCTATAAACGTTACTAACCTTAAAAGCATTCTTATTTTACCAATGCCCATCATGACAACCCTTATATACAGATATA
Proteins encoded:
- the Hip1 gene encoding huntingtin-interacting protein 1 isoform X1, whose translation is MATHAEKEFYHLNVSVNKALNGLEAPLKTKHARSIIIMIHKTKEAKSFWMMISRQPLMQNRFTAWKFSHLLHKVLREAHESAIRHSQSHKKMILEVGKMWGLLQDDIGCCIQAYSKLLATKLNFHDKNRMFPGSLNISFTELFVAVDRDLNYCFQLCVEIFDYLEDIIALQQTIFSSMEKYRMSSMTPQGQCRLAPIVCLIQDSNALYDMSVRLMFKLHDGIPYDVVSGHRDRFYGLFLKLKSFYNNVRPLQYFKDLITVPELPDTSPNFKSQNDFSSYVPPVVHVPQEPDPVVEDLVDTNNHEAEAFSQAQQQLTMLEGIISEKEAGIEELSYKLVALQKNYDDLQQSYRQDVQELQQNNTILSNDLVLAREMCATFRMQNDDLELQLNQNPILMQKAMEEEEKHKLSSEKFNKLKTLYTKIRDEHIQLLREQSESNKSLNKEKQVNSQLLLETKELTNEISKIKGNVEEKDKANLALQKQVEEHKEKITQLETIKNEIEEKYDDVVKEKQMQALDITSTSENLRLNCLKIEDLNGALNETQEKLLKAESQINAKSSEIENHLKAFEAEKALLLTKIEQLNAEHKTNHEAQSTQLQETKNHLDEKEKEFSETREKLTAAESLVSSKNIEIENNQKAFEAEKLLLLTKIEQLNVEHKSHQEAQNAELQKTINNLEQKETALQESQETVKQLRQDNSLMTQRSEDLQGKLTTIEEKLNQATQQIASVTNSYQTCSSDLSELRKLVIKTLREICNSKLSSSEQQPLDAVPAIISEMESLLNKFNNSTAIEYVSTTEGIHDVMYLGYVFIKLYDQCDVIYKTTTAIETGQEIFTKTSLVCSDVCQLFQYLLNNEAKDGQQIITEVQAKLTDIRKLIEKIKATFEQKIDLDKLLEIELREMDAAIDDAASKITDLLAKAREKDNQTNLEVNGKIVDSCTTLMECVKVLIQKSRLLQHEIVASQKGNASANEFYRRNSQWSDGLISASKSVAKAANYLVEAANKAIESESGKNFELIVAAQEIAACTTQMVIASKVKAERNSQKLSDLTKASRSVTQATGTLVATVKDCNAQLEQQSELELAKLTPSQIKTMEMEIHVKVLEIEQALQTQRQKLASFRREHYKNAEY
- the Hip1 gene encoding huntingtin-interacting protein 1 isoform X2, producing the protein MATHAEKEFYHLNVSVNKALNGLEAPLKTKHARSIIIMIHKTKEAKSFWMMISRQPLMQNRFTAWKFSHLLHKVLREAHESAIRHSQSHKKMILEVGKMWGLLQDDIGCCIQAYSKLLATKLNFHDKNRMFPGSLNISFTELFVAVDRDLNYCFQLCVEIFDYLEDIIALQQTIFSSMEKYRMSSMTPQGQCRLAPIVCLIQDSNALYDMSVRLMFKLHDGIPYDVVSGHRDRFYVPELPDTSPNFKSQNDFSSYVPPVVHVPQEPDPVVEDLVDTNNHEAEAFSQAQQQLTMLEGIISEKEAGIEELSYKLVALQKNYDDLQQSYRQDVQELQQNNTILSNDLVLAREMCATFRMQNDDLELQLNQNPILMQKAMEEEEKHKLSSEKFNKLKTLYTKIRDEHIQLLREQSESNKSLNKEKQVNSQLLLETKELTNEISKIKGNVEEKDKANLALQKQVEEHKEKITQLETIKNEIEEKYDDVVKEKQMQALDITSTSENLRLNCLKIEDLNGALNETQEKLLKAESQINAKSSEIENHLKAFEAEKALLLTKIEQLNAEHKTNHEAQSTQLQETKNHLDEKEKEFSETREKLTAAESLVSSKNIEIENNQKAFEAEKLLLLTKIEQLNVEHKSHQEAQNAELQKTINNLEQKETALQESQETVKQLRQDNSLMTQRSEDLQGKLTTIEEKLNQATQQIASVTNSYQTCSSDLSELRKLVIKTLREICNSKLSSSEQQPLDAVPAIISEMESLLNKFNNSTAIEYVSTTEGIHDVMYLGYVFIKLYDQCDVIYKTTTAIETGQEIFTKTSLVCSDVCQLFQYLLNNEAKDGQQIITEVQAKLTDIRKLIEKIKATFEQKIDLDKLLEIELREMDAAIDDAASKITDLLAKAREKDNQTNLEVNGKIVDSCTTLMECVKVLIQKSRLLQHEIVASQKGNASANEFYRRNSQWSDGLISASKSVAKAANYLVEAANKAIESESGKNFELIVAAQEIAACTTQMVIASKVKAERNSQKLSDLTKASRSVTQATGTLVATVKDCNAQLEQQSELELAKLTPSQIKTMEMEIHVKVLEIEQALQTQRQKLASFRREHYKNAEY